One window from the genome of Alkalihalobacillus sp. LMS6 encodes:
- a CDS encoding alpha/beta fold hydrolase: MTLWTDMQDLQYSLYYLDADGIRTRVLEAGSGEPLILLHGTGGHIEAYGRNMKGLSEKFRVICIDMLGHGYTDKPDKPYGIDLYSDHLLAVIKALDLKEVLLSGESLGGWVAAWFAAHHPQYVKRMVLNTPGNVNSDPEIMAKLKASTIKAVVEASYENVKTRLEWLMYDKSQVTEELIEARYKIYTQPSYQRAVYNIVHLQEVEPRKQYIWDPSWCSKIKAPTLLAWTDHDPTSTVEQAKPIQEMIPGSELTVIKDAGHWPQWEQVEAFNQVTIDYLTEKAHV, from the coding sequence ATGACACTTTGGACAGATATGCAAGACTTGCAATATAGCCTCTATTATCTTGATGCAGATGGCATTCGAACTCGCGTGCTTGAAGCAGGATCAGGGGAACCGCTAATCTTACTACATGGTACAGGCGGACATATCGAAGCGTACGGACGGAACATGAAAGGGTTGAGCGAGAAATTCCGCGTCATTTGTATTGATATGCTAGGCCATGGGTATACAGATAAGCCTGATAAGCCATATGGAATTGACTTATACAGCGATCATTTACTCGCGGTTATCAAAGCGCTTGATTTAAAAGAAGTGCTTTTATCAGGAGAATCACTTGGTGGCTGGGTAGCTGCTTGGTTTGCTGCACATCATCCGCAGTATGTAAAGAGAATGGTTTTGAACACACCTGGAAACGTGAACAGTGATCCAGAGATTATGGCAAAATTAAAAGCATCAACGATTAAAGCAGTTGTCGAAGCGAGCTATGAAAATGTAAAAACGCGATTAGAGTGGCTCATGTACGATAAAAGCCAAGTAACCGAAGAGCTTATTGAAGCAAGGTATAAAATTTACACGCAGCCCTCTTACCAACGTGCGGTGTACAATATTGTTCATTTACAAGAAGTAGAGCCGAGAAAGCAGTATATTTGGGATCCGTCATGGTGCAGCAAAATCAAAGCACCAACGTTACTTGCCTGGACCGATCATGATCCAACTTCAACGGTTGAACAAGCAAAACCGATTCAAGAGATGATTCCTGGAAGCGAGTTAACGGTTATTAAAGATGCAGGTCACTGGCCACAATGGGAGCAAGTAGAAGCCTTCAATCAAGTCACGATTGACTATTTAACTGAGAAAGCGCATGTCTAA
- a CDS encoding 2-keto-4-pentenoate hydratase: MNQTTIDEAYRRLDSAYTNKQSIAPLTRTFPNLDIHEAYQVQLKTIQNWESHGETIVGKKIGLTSLAMQQLLGVDQPDYGHLLKSMEEIEETPVSLDALFQPKAEGEIAFVLKKDLKGPNVTTADVMEATDYIAPAIEIVDSRIKDWEITLPDTIADNASCGRYVLGKKKLELTQEIDLAEIEMNLYKNGMLINEGSGKDVLGNPATCVAWLANALSEHGIGLHAGEVILSGALSAAVEVGNDDTIHCAFSTLGTVEATFKA, encoded by the coding sequence ATGAATCAAACGACAATAGATGAAGCATACCGCCGTTTAGACTCTGCTTACACAAACAAGCAGTCGATCGCTCCTTTAACACGTACGTTTCCAAACCTTGATATTCACGAGGCGTATCAAGTCCAACTTAAAACGATTCAGAACTGGGAAAGTCATGGAGAAACGATTGTTGGGAAAAAAATCGGCCTAACATCATTAGCTATGCAACAACTTCTGGGAGTCGATCAGCCTGATTATGGTCATCTTCTCAAGTCGATGGAAGAAATAGAAGAGACACCGGTATCGTTGGATGCGTTATTTCAACCAAAGGCAGAAGGTGAAATTGCTTTTGTCTTAAAGAAAGATTTAAAAGGCCCAAATGTAACAACGGCTGATGTTATGGAAGCGACCGATTATATTGCACCAGCAATTGAGATTGTCGATAGTCGAATCAAAGATTGGGAAATCACATTGCCAGATACGATTGCCGATAATGCCTCTTGCGGAAGGTACGTATTAGGGAAAAAGAAACTAGAACTGACGCAAGAAATCGATTTAGCAGAAATTGAGATGAACCTATATAAAAATGGAATGCTAATCAATGAAGGGTCTGGCAAAGATGTATTAGGAAATCCAGCAACATGTGTCGCCTGGCTCGCCAATGCACTTTCTGAACATGGCATAGGGCTACACGCTGGAGAAGTCATTCTTTCAGGAGCGCTTTCCGCTGCTGTTGAAGTAGGAAATGATGATACGATTCATTGTGCATTTTCGACATTAGGAACAGTCGAGGCCACTTTTAAAGCGTAA
- a CDS encoding solute carrier family 23 protein, with product MSMYKRKPGHEQPYWALGQYKIRIPFVHFKLELPEIIQGIVLFTVGLSMIEIMTSVMGISYEAALTITILNQFLMLLPSIMGVPFVGGFITALIPVLILFLEGYEPGTEAIQAVIAVQIMLAVIFLLFGKTGLGEILVKTLPASLKAGILIGAGITAIMAEIQPGGRLTETPVAITIGTLLCFYMMFSLSFKALSKRKKLVGRIASFGIIPAIFIAIFIGWAVGEYPTPNVEWGITTPSFGAVWDITPFVIGFPTIEMFIGAIPIAILAYVIAYGDIIVGDKLIERVKQFRPDEKIEYTFKQVHMVTFFRSVLNALFVPHPGMAGPIFTAGTATVAERYTNGRTSMDSIFSGMNSLSIAFSIGIFFLPVVTFFQPFLPIALALTLILTGYLCITVGMQQIKTETEMGVAGVMAIVLAIYGAAPGLVVGILLYFLIQRSRQKQDGPKQQESEDEKKKIS from the coding sequence ATGTCCATGTATAAACGAAAGCCTGGTCATGAACAACCTTACTGGGCTTTAGGTCAATATAAAATTCGTATCCCTTTTGTCCACTTTAAGCTTGAACTACCAGAAATCATTCAAGGGATTGTACTGTTTACAGTTGGGTTAAGTATGATTGAGATTATGACAAGTGTAATGGGGATTTCTTATGAAGCAGCCTTGACCATTACCATCTTAAATCAATTTTTAATGCTGCTCCCGTCTATAATGGGCGTCCCGTTTGTTGGTGGATTTATAACAGCTTTAATTCCCGTCCTAATTTTGTTTTTGGAAGGATATGAACCAGGAACAGAAGCGATCCAAGCTGTCATTGCGGTGCAAATCATGCTTGCCGTTATCTTTTTATTGTTTGGAAAAACAGGTCTTGGTGAAATCCTAGTCAAAACATTACCAGCCTCACTTAAAGCTGGAATTCTAATTGGAGCTGGAATTACGGCTATTATGGCAGAAATCCAGCCTGGGGGCAGATTAACAGAGACACCTGTCGCAATAACAATAGGAACCTTACTATGTTTTTATATGATGTTCTCGCTTTCTTTTAAAGCGTTGTCGAAACGGAAAAAGCTCGTTGGAAGGATCGCGAGTTTTGGGATTATACCGGCGATCTTTATTGCCATTTTTATCGGTTGGGCTGTTGGGGAATATCCCACACCAAACGTGGAATGGGGAATTACAACGCCATCTTTTGGGGCAGTGTGGGATATTACGCCATTCGTCATTGGCTTTCCAACAATTGAAATGTTTATCGGCGCGATTCCGATTGCCATTTTAGCGTACGTAATTGCATATGGCGATATTATCGTTGGAGACAAATTAATTGAGCGGGTGAAACAGTTCCGTCCAGATGAAAAAATTGAATACACTTTTAAACAAGTGCATATGGTGACATTTTTTCGAAGTGTTTTAAATGCATTGTTTGTTCCACATCCAGGTATGGCGGGTCCGATTTTCACGGCAGGAACAGCCACGGTTGCTGAACGATACACAAACGGACGAACGTCGATGGATTCGATTTTCTCAGGTATGAATTCGTTATCAATTGCTTTTTCAATAGGCATATTCTTTTTACCAGTAGTCACATTTTTTCAACCGTTCTTACCAATTGCACTAGCGTTAACGCTCATCCTCACCGGCTACTTATGTATTACAGTAGGCATGCAACAAATAAAAACTGAAACCGAGATGGGTGTAGCAGGTGTTATGGCGATTGTTCTTGCGATTTATGGTGCTGCGCCAGGACTTGTCGTCGGGATTCTTTTATACTTTTTGATTCAGCGATCTAGACAGAAACAAGACGGACCTAAACAACAAGAGTCGGAAGACGAAAAGAAAAAAATATCGTAG
- the alr gene encoding alanine racemase, translating to MKTSSYRDTYAEINLDAIAHNTRTFKQSLSENCQLMAVVKGNGYGHGAVPVAKKALENGATYLGVAIIDEAFDLREAGIKAPILVLGYTPPQAFQQAILENITITLFDDQLVQSLAKTASDLQKQVKVHVKVDTGMGRIGIQTSAELIDTIQAIQAKPFVELEGLFTHFAEADNLESTYTDEQFQRFCTFIDSLQSAGITIPITHCCNSAGTLYHPDKHLDMVRVGISLYGLRPDTALQFPIPLQQAMRLYATVASVRSVKKGESISYGRTHMLQEDRNVATLAIGYADGLSRALSNKGHTFYADKQAPILGRVCMDQTMIDVTDIKGIQRGDVVEFPIDHMADITNTINYEIVCALTKRVPRYYVENAQ from the coding sequence GTTGTTAAAGGAAATGGCTACGGCCACGGCGCTGTTCCTGTCGCAAAAAAAGCCCTTGAGAACGGTGCAACTTATTTAGGTGTCGCTATCATTGATGAAGCATTTGACTTACGTGAAGCTGGAATTAAAGCACCTATACTCGTGCTTGGTTACACGCCCCCTCAAGCGTTTCAGCAAGCAATTCTTGAAAACATCACAATTACATTGTTTGACGATCAGCTCGTTCAATCGTTAGCAAAAACTGCGTCAGATTTGCAGAAACAAGTGAAGGTTCATGTCAAAGTAGACACCGGTATGGGGCGGATTGGTATTCAAACGTCAGCCGAACTGATTGATACGATCCAAGCCATTCAGGCGAAACCATTTGTGGAACTAGAAGGTTTATTTACTCATTTTGCAGAAGCAGATAACTTAGAATCAACGTACACAGATGAGCAATTTCAACGTTTCTGCACATTTATTGATTCGCTTCAATCAGCGGGTATCACCATTCCGATTACCCATTGCTGCAATAGCGCGGGTACGCTCTATCATCCAGATAAACATTTGGATATGGTGCGTGTAGGGATTAGTTTGTATGGTCTCAGACCAGATACTGCCCTCCAATTTCCCATCCCACTTCAACAAGCAATGCGTTTATATGCTACAGTCGCATCTGTTCGGTCTGTAAAAAAAGGCGAAAGCATTAGCTACGGTCGCACGCACATGCTTCAGGAAGACCGAAACGTAGCGACGCTCGCGATTGGCTATGCTGATGGCTTGTCCCGTGCCCTTTCCAATAAAGGACACACGTTTTACGCCGATAAACAAGCGCCTATTCTCGGCCGCGTTTGTATGGATCAAACAATGATTGACGTCACCGACATTAAAGGGATTCAACGTGGCGATGTTGTAGAGTTTCCAATCGACCATATGGCAGATATCACAAATACCATCAATTATGAAATCGTTTGTGCTCTAACAAAACGTGTCCCTCGTTATTATGTAGAAAACGCCCAGTAA